TCTCACATTTTCCTTTCCAGTGACCTGGCACTGGTCCCATTTCTGTGTCATTGAAGCTTGGGCTCTCTGGCCATATCCCGGTGTCTAGCACTCCCACAATGACATCACTTTGTGACAGTCTATCAGACCAGACACTTGTACCATATCTGTTTTCGAGCCCAAGGAACAGGGGACTTCTGGTTGTGTGGAGCTGGTATACAGTCTCAGGAAAAACAGCCATCACACCATGTTTTTCCTGCAGTCTCTCCACTTCCTCCTGGTTGAGCCGAGCAGCAATGCCATGAAAAGCAGTATGGTAAGTGTAAATTATCCTATCTTCATCTTCTGAATCATCTACTTTGCTTGGTTTGGAAGTTACAGATTTTACTATGGATGAGTACCACTGCACATGGTCGACAAACAGTGCTGGTTTTGCCCATTTATCGATTTGCACTATGTATGTTGTTGTGGTGGAAGTTTTGTTGCTAGTGCATGTTAAAAAGCTGAAAGCAAGATAGCTTGATACAAAGAGGAGCAACCGTTTGCCTAAAAATGCAACCATTTTCTCTGGTATTTTtgttgaaaaggaagaaataggGTTGAAAGAATGAAGAAGAATGGTGGGGGAAGAAGAGGGAACGGAGAAGTGATCTTGGAAATAAAATATCGAGGGTGAGGGACCTTTGGTTCCGTCTCATTGTGCAGGTAATTAAGATGGTAGTTGTCTCATGAATGTCGGTATTCTGTAGTAGGAAGTACGGGGCTTTACTTCTGGCTGGTGATGTGTAGTTATTGGTTATGGTCCTCCCTCTGAAGTCTGAACCAGCCATTTGAGTTGTTCTGCATCTATGCTAGTCTTGCCTGCCTTGCGCGATTATATGATGGTAGCTGCGGGAGTTCTCCTCAGAAACTATTTTGGTGGAAAGTGCACTTTTCATCCTCCTCAATGTTTGGTagcatggttcaaagtcacGGTCGCGGTCGCGATCGCGGCCCGAAACGTTTCATATCGGTCTCGGCATATCGGTCGCGATCTCGGtgagacgcaaattttaaagtatttaatattgtaaaaattgttaataatataaaaaagtatgctgaataaaaataattaaaaaatagcaaaagaaacggCCAAGTCAATCCGCCGCAGTGTGATTAGGCTGATTTCTCGTATTGACTCGGGATAACTCGGACAGACTCGgtgtgactcggccgagtcaatccgtcgcggtgacgactcggccgattTCTCGACGAGTCAAGTATTTCGATATCGTTTCGTCACGATATCATATCGGTAAGGGCcgagacggtgacgactcggcTCGGTCTCAACCGAGACTTCGAACCATGTTTGGTAGTGGGCCGATTTTTATCCCCATTGTTTCGGTAAAAGCACATTTAGTCCCTCATCGTTTCCAAATTAAGGGAAAATTTTTCACAATACTACATCCAATTAAGCGACAAAATCTAGACTAAACCGCAGGCACATTGGTGGAATGGTGTCAGAACCGATCAAGCTCTCACTAGCTCTCCCCTTTTTCCTCAACGACAGTGTACTGTGGAATACGAGCAAAAATGACTATATTAGGGGGATTgacatgatgatgatgatgaacgAATATGTGAAACATCAGGAGTTATCATTCCTGACCCATCGAGAAGGTTAAATCGAATGGAAGAAACGATTAAAAGGTTGCGGAAGGAGAATACTCTGTTGTAGACTATATATTAGGAAGGGTTACTATTCGCAAGTCTTATGTACAGGGATTTCAGGTTCCATCTtttcaccccaaaaaaaaaaaaaaagaaagatttttatcattattattattttggttcCTCTTTACAACTTTCAACGTAGTACTGAAATACAAATTTTAACGAATCGTGGGTCCAAGTCCAACAATCAACATTATGAAATATCTACCCCCATGAGGGTGAGATCATAGCATGTGGGATAGGGTCCCCCATCGTTCTAGGGGCATAATTTTCAGAAATTTGAGCACTCGTGTTGTTAATGCAAATTCTGCATATTGCCTTTGCGAGAGAGTGAATTGGACCGTCCTGGAACATAATAATGCATCTCAAAGCCTCCTAGACTGGATGGCTAATTGACAACTAGTACAAGATTATAGGTAGCAGAGTACCGGGCAGCAAGGATTGGATGATCTTCTTCTTCATAATTCGTCTCCATCTGCATATCTAATGAAGCAGCTAGGCCAATCAATTTGCTTACCTGGATGCTTTTGATTGAAACTCCCATTCCCAAACCTTTAACCAAAAGTTCTTCAACAGAAAAGAACTTCCCCTCCAATTAGAGAGCaaataaaacaagatttttttaaaatcaattgCTGTAAATAATTTTGCAATAAACATGCAGGAGCCCTTACGTTAGAGTGAATTAGTAGTACAAGGAAATTACAAAACCACCGCTATGCAACAAATTCGACATTAAATGAAGGGGCAGAGTCTCCAAATTCCAAATGATGCAGTAGTGGCCGCAGCAGTTATTAACTCAACCGCAGACAATCTGCTTCTTCTTCCCTcttcattcattccatgtgacgTCGTCCACTTCTTCCACTGCCTATATCTGAGAGGGCCATCAATGCGTAGCCAGAGTATTCATGATCATAGCTGCAGCAGGGACTATCCCCATCGCCCCCTCATAATGCCATCCAACTCTATTCTCGTCGGGGCTCGTCTTTTGTTAATAATTTAGCGTCTTGGACCCTTTATTCAGTTTTTTTCGCCACTAAAATGGTTCTCGGCAATCACACGTAAATGCTAACAGCTAAATCATGCACGTCATCTGTCGACAActgtacctttttttttaaatctgcaacaaaatttttttttcctgcaaCGATAACATTCTTATAACacaatttattttattctaCTAAGAGGGGAAGTCTAAGAAGGGCTAGCAACCTAATCTATCATATTCTATTGGAAGGGGAGTCCAAGAAAAATGTATAAGAGATTAATAAGTATACAAATCTGACTAGATCAAAGCGGTGTTTTCAcacttcttttgaattttttttttcattgcagGTGGAGTTCGAACCTCTGACTTATAGCTCAAAGAGGGACTTAGACCTTGTTTGATAATTCCATTtaatacttaaatttaatggattcagattttacTATGTTCAGACACGTTTgatacaaaaaattaaacatttgaattaattaagtggtagtactaaattttctagacaaaacttgctccaaaaaataagtgataaaccaTTCGCTTATCACTAAATGTGACATACACttaaatatattagatttaatatttagctattcaataacttaataaattcgaattttatattttaaattttagatttcaatttttaaatttcaattttatcaaatgcaccctcAATCCCTTTTCGATGGCCACTGAGCCAAAGCTCGATAATTTTGTCGACAACTGTGCCTGATTCAACAACTTTCGCCTTTAGGACTTCGAAGGAAATGAAGAACGAAGGACGAAGGCAATCAGAAGCCAGTCCCCATTTTAAACGACTAGCAGATGATCACCATGCTAGCGCAGGGTGCTAAATTATAAATATGCCCaggataaaataataattatctaTATTGTGTATAAAATAGACTGTataatattgttttaatttacttAGCATTTTACTGAGCATTTGataattctatgataaaacaaatcaaaatttcTCACAAGATGCCATGAGACTGGCTTTGGCATGTTCTATGCTACACTATCATTTGAAGGTCCGTGGTgtaatttgaaaacaaaatctCCAGCAAGAAGTAGAAGAGAGCTCCAAGAAATGCGTGTCAATACGCCTACCAGACGGATAGGATTTTCGCGACTTTAATGAGGGGACACTTGAAAGCATGGATCACGCCTCAAGCACGTGCAGATTTAGAAGGAGACTATCACGCCTTCTAGGAGGCGCCACCGATAGCGTGGTCTTggtctttcttttcccttgtaCTTGCAAACATTCTTTAGGCAAAGCAATTTCCTTGCCTATACCATACATACGAATTCACCCCAGAACTTTCCCTCTCCCTAGATCCATtccatccttttcttttcctcaagaattaatccaaagaagaaaaatcaaacTCCTCCAATTCCTTTCGCTTCGTTTCCCTCCCAGTTTCTTGAATTCCTAAACGGATAAAATCGTTCTTTTCCATACCGAAGGACCAAATACCTACCGACTTTTATTTGCTGAATTCTGACCACCAGTATGACGTTCGTTGGCAGCCGAGATAGGATGGCCTTCAAGGCTGTCAGCCCATGGGCCTATTTCGGCATCGGATGACATGGGCCTGATGCACTCCCAGACCAGACTGCTGCATTTAGGCCCACTTCCCATTCCAAGCTGCCACACTCTGTCACCTTTCTTCACCCTTCCCTTGGCTTCCATGTAGGCCAACTCATACcacaatgaagaagaagattgATTCCCAAACCTATGCAATGTCATCAAAGCAGGCTCCATATCCCTTTCTCCAAGTTTCAGACCTTTTCCGATCTCTCCGATAACCGGCTTCCCAGAAGTTGGCAAGCAGAAATGTTGTATCACTGTTTTGAAATTAGGCACGTAAATCTCTGTGGCCTTGTCCATAAACTTCTTCCGAAAGACTGAGACTGCATACCAAATTTGTTCCGTATAAGGCAATATTCTTGCACCAAGAATCGAAATGTTGGACCGTAAAGTTTCTCCGGCCACATGCAGTAAATCCCTCCTCAGCGTAACCCCAGTATGTCCTCTGGAGTCCTCTTCGCGGATGGCGGAATAATAACCCTTGTCATCAAAGGCTCTTTGAGTTCTTTGGCTCAAGAGTAGCTTATATTTGGATGCCCTTTTGGCTTCTCTTCTGTTGGTCAACAAGATTGCAGCACCTCCCATGCGGAAGAGGCAATTTAGGACTATCATGTGTCTTTCTTTTCCGGGGTACCACCCGGTTGACAGAATCTCGGTGCTGAGAATAACAGCATTCCAATTCTTGTGAGTTTTGAGAACGCTTTGAGCCATGTCAATAGCTAATGCACTTGCACTGCAGCCCATACCAGAAACATTGAAGCTCTTAATATCTTCTCTCATGCGATACTTGTTGATAATGATGGATGAGAGAGATGGAGCAGGGCAAAAGCCGCTGCAGTTGACAATTAATACGTCTATATCTCGTGGAGAGAGTCTGGTTTTGGACAAGAGGTCATCAAAGATTGGGAAGAGTGCCATGTGTACTTCTCCAGTGGCATCTTGATGGCTTGATCTGGGTGGGATGTAGTGTAAAGCTGGGGGAAGATAGGTTCGTTCACCCTGTCCTGATTGAATCAAGATTTTAGCCATGAAAGCTCTGCTTTGATGGTCCAAAAAGTCAAACATTTGAGCATGCTCGAGGTAGGTGGAGAAAGGTACCCTGCAGAAACTTGGTGGCTTCAAGCATGAGAAATCCACTAGGTATACTGGTGAATGGCTTGAAGGATAAACTTGGGAACTGCAGAACAGAAGGAGACAACAAAGAGCAATGAAGTGGAATAGTGTTCCCCACTCTTGAAAGAGAAACAGCATTTCCATGCAGGACAAGACGAGAAGAACAACAAATTTCATCAACTCCATTAGTAATTTCAATCCTGATAAGGGAGAGGTGATTAATTAAGCTGCAGGGAGAGAGAAAGAGGTAACGCAGGAATTTTGTGGTTTCAGACTGTAAATATCTGTGGAGATGCGATTATATTAGAATAGGAGGGTgctgctatatatatatacacatttcCATGACTTCACAACGAACGGGTTCCTTCTCTCTGTAAAAGGCGGAGTAAAGCGGATTAAGTGCGTCAGTTAGGACAATGAGATTTGCGCAGTTGGGAAGCAAAATTCATTGCGAGAACAAGCTGTGAAGATTTTGAAGCCTATGCCGAACTCTGAATTCTGAAGGCACTCAGGAATATTCAAGGAAGATTTGATAATATCAGCCTAGTAGTAGCTTTCTTGAGTTATCAATAATTGCACAttggaaaaaatatatatatttaaaaacgATCTGATCATAAAGGTTTAAGTGGATACCGTCGCATGCATACTTCGGGCTATGGCTAGCGGTGCCGGTGAAGGAAGGTTCTGCAGTGCATGCACCTTATTAGTTAAGTATTTCTTGACCGACAGGAGGGTATGGTATGCGCTATCCAGTCAACCAGCAACTGTTGACCATGAATATAggcaaacaacaacaacaagtgcTCGGCTGATGTGTGAATCATCCAGCCCTCTTTTGGCTACTGATGTCGTATGAATCTTGCGAGGGAGAGACAGAGAGCATTCCTCTATGGattattgaatgaatgaattctCGTCCGGCTGCTCCAGCAGCTCCACACACGTTTATCAAAATATGTGCATTAATTTTCCAAAAGTCAAACCGCGGAGAGCTGTAGATTGTCTTGATGAAGTACGACTaacgaaaaaaaattaaaagtacaCAAGCATTAAATGTTGCAGACCTACAGTTGGTCAAACGGATTAATTAGGGAGGAATGATGAGTTGGGTAGCAGCGGGAAGGGAGTCAAAGATCTAGAACACCTCAATTAGTTCTATATGGAAACATTTTATTGTCACATAGGGTAATATAATAATAGTTGGTTTTGTGACCCTCAATTATGGAATTTGGTTTGTGTCTTGGTAATCCTTGAATCTGAATAGACTCAGAAAGAGTTTCGCGTATCATGTAATAATACCATTGAGGCATTGACTGTCTCCCTGCTTAGGTTGTGTTCGTACTCGTATATAATAAGGATTAAGCGTGAGGGAACTAGCTAGAATTAACCAACTATATCAATAAGAGTTTGGTTATAATATTTCTATTGTTTTGAAAGAAAATATAAGATAGAAAACTTGAATTAAACATGTGCACATGTTTGtcccaaaaatatatatatatatgtctttGGAAGTGGTTAACTCTACCTTTCTAGCCCTGTCAAAATAATGATTAGCCACCATAATTTTTTTGGCCACCCTCTCTAACAGGCATCAAACCCGGCTGTTTTGGAACCTGAATTAGAGCATCAACAGGTTCCTTGTGGACAAAAGAGTTCATAATTCTCAGATTGCTAGTGGATGGAGAGAAAAGCCGAATAAGGGTTTTTCAGCGGATGATGGGTCTGCCACTTGCTCGGTTTTATGTTACAGGAGAGGCTGGCGGCCAAAACAATCGAAGGGCGCATTAGTATTACTATTTCAACCACTAAACTTCGGCCTAGTGACTATAAAAAAGGGAGTAAGTCATTATTTGGACCGTAGATCGGGAGTTCGAACTCTCAttacaataaaaaattttgaaatgagatGTCAGAACACCtctttagtttagttttagtcCCTTACGCAACCTTATCAATGCTATAATAGGATAGATTAAATTTACCTACAAATATTCTTACAAATGTTAGAATAGAATAGATTAAGcttacttacaaatattattTGTTGTTGGAAAAAAGTATTAGTATTACCATCTCTCTCttggatttgacaaattttatgtCCTCGTAATGCCCATTTAATAGGTCGACCATTAAGTTTTACGTGAACACTGATTGCATGCGCAAAGCTTCGATCGGGTGAACCGTGCTAACTGGCCAATTCTGGTTTGTTTTGGTTCTGGGCCTCCTGGCTGCTCAAAACATAACGGGGTTCCAAACGGCCCAGAATCCAAAAACGGATGCGTTCGATCTATTTATGTTTGCCTTTGGGGCATTTTGGACGCCAAGCCCGTTAGACTCGGAGTGGTGAGTATCCGTTGGGCTGGGCCACTTGCTATGCCCCCCTTTTTTCTTTGGTCAAGATACTTTGCCTTTACTTGTTTTATGTTGTTGTATCAGCTTCGTCCTATCTCATGAGTTTTTGAAGAACTGTATAATACATTCTTTTCCTGATTAACTTTGCTCAAGTGTACTTCAGTTCAATACGCGTACATTTTTTCCAATTGTGATAAGAGTTGGGATTTAATATGTTGATACTTAAAAAAGAGTTTTGCAAGTAGCGTTCCCATTAACCTTTTTCAAGTGAAGCTCAAATTATTTAATGTCATTAATTCCAATTAATTAATGAAGGGTGcccaaatttcaaaaattacttGCAGGGTATCTTTCCCGATCAAGATTATTAATCTCGTTATAATTGCACGTGTTCTcaatgtactttttttttttttttttttgtcagcaacgatacatttgtataacctactctatcctaatctagggggagggAGAGCCTAAGGAGGCTGTGGGTATACAGACCTAACTAGACCAAGGGAGTGATCTGGCACAACCCTTAGATTTTTTTCTCAATGTACTTGCAAATGGCATTATTATATCTTGACATCGTGTTAACATCTTTTCTCTATTTGGCATTATTATATTTAATGCTGATAAATCCTAGACATGTTTGGCTGGCTGCATCTGCAAAAAGAATGTACTTGTATATGACTGAAGTTCGTCTTATGATTTCCTTGCTTGATcgcatttgatgaagaaataGAAAATGTATTCCGATTGATTAAAGGAATTGAGGTGATCTatgaaaggaaaaccctaatacCTTTTTAAGCAGCCATGTGAGTACTGAATTAATTAGTGATGATCAACATTGGCACAGTTAGCGTACGTGCAATAAAATGAGACTTGAAAAGATGATGGCATCGGAACttaaaaaaaagttacaaaCACTGTTTGGAAGAATGAAAAGATGAAATAGACGACGGTGATCAAGCTTTGTACTTAACACTTATTGGTCGCTTAATCCTGTTTATATTTGTTGTAAATGAGCGTAATATTGGAAGGATGTTTGAAGTAAAAGATTTGTGTGGCAGTGGAACCAAGAAAAAGATTTGTAAGTATTGATTGTAGTTTTCAAGCTTAAGATCTCAATAGCTGATGATGATTCTGTGATTTCTAGAGCGCATTGAAAGCGTTTATCTTGTCATCATTCAGGTAAATATTTGGTGCTTGCTCTAATTTCATCATgagcttctttctttctttctttcttttggctgGTCGTGCCAAGTCGTTGTCTCTTTTTTGAATATAAATGAAAAACAATTATTAAGATTCATCGAGTCTATAAGGGATAGATGATATTTATCATTTTCTTGGTTCCAACTTAATTACGTAGCCATATTTTCCTCCTGGTCTCTATTTGTGTAAAAATGCTACTACTATTTCTTTTTcccaactatatatatatatatatatatatatatatatatatatatatatatatatattatgtaacAATTTTCATTCCATAGACTTCAAAGCCAGCCTTCAATATGTAGCTAATCTGTTTCTTgccaatatatatatgtatagtgtgtgtgtgtgtgtcgcATAATCCGGAAATTAAAGTGATTCGTTCTCACGTCTCGCACCTAATTACTACTAATTACGCGCTGTATGTATATTTGAAGATCAAGTTCATCACGTAACTTTCACTTGAAACTGTGATTTTATGTTGCTTAAGCTACCAACAGCCGACGCAATGTAGCAGATGATACACTACTGACATTTGATTTACCATGGTTGGAACCCCATTATGAATAGCATGACTACTACTCAAACGGGCAAACCCCAGAAGAAGAAGATATCCCGATGACAAGCTTCGAGACAAATCTCCCTGTTTCTTAGttccccaaaagaaaaaaacaaaccaaaaaaaagaaaaagagagagacaaATCTCCCTGTTTCTCTCTGATCCCCTCTGTGTCAAACGAAATTGGCCAGACAAGTACGACACGACCGGCCATAACCTAGTCGAGCGAGTACATACTCAGATCAGGGACAAACCGTCTATGATTGAGATAAGGTGACCCCGTGAAAACAATAATTGCAATTTGTAGCTCCAAAATTAAACAGGAAGAAGAAGCACACGAACAATCCCATCGCAGCACATCTCTACATTAGCTTTCCTTCCAACCCTTTattattaagtttttttttcttttttttttgggggagagaaaagagggggggggggtctTTAACGCTCAAAGAATCTCTTCCTTCTCCTTTACCAGTAATTACTAGTCCCCACCCCACCACTACAAAAAGATAAGGTGCGAACCGATTAAGAGATCACTCAGAAGCACATTATGGCTAACCCTTTTAACTACGACCACTACTGCTTTTCTTGCACGGTCTTATCACTGCTCATTTCGCTGCATGCGGCGGCTACCATTGCGAGCCAAGTGCAGGCGAATAGCGCAACAACTCCACCTCTTCCCATCCTTCCGCTGCCTTCCTATTCTCAACTGAAATGGCAGCAGAGAGAAATCATCATGTTTTTCCACTTTGGAGTCAACACATTCACGGACTCCGAGTGGGGCACCGGGCAAGAAAACCCGGCCATCTTCAATCCAACAGTCCTAGACGCCGCCCAGTGGGTTGATACGGCCGTTCAAGCTGGCGTTTCTCTGGTCATACTTACTGCTAAACATCACGATGGCTTTTGCTTATGGCCCTCTAAATACACCGATCATTCCGTCATCAGCAGCCCTTGGCGAAATGGCAAGGGGGACGTCGTTCAAGAGCTTGTCAATGCAGCCAACCCTCGCGGGGTGGACGTCGGATTGTACCTTTCTCCGTGGGATCGTCATGATCCAAGATACGGCAAGAATAAGGAGTACAACGAATACTACCTGGCTCAGCTACAAGAATTACTACGCAAGTGAGTCGATACGCTCGCTTTTTCAGAACTGTTTCGGTTTGATTTTTATGGGtttatttgtttgattattattattgttgttgtgaCTGGGCGATGACAGATACGGAAGTGTGAAGGAAATATGGTTTGACGGAGCCAAGGGTTCCAATGCACCAAACATGACGTATGATTTCGGCGACTGGTTTTCATTGGTGAGGGAACTGCAGAGCTCCATCAACATATTCTCGGATGCTGGTCCGGACGTCAGGTGGGTCGGAAATGAGCAAGGGTTCGCCGGAAGCACATGCTGGTCCACCATTAATCGAACTGCCTTATCAATTGGCAATGCTAGTATCGTCGGGTAAGTAAACTCTTACATGATAGTAGTTCCATCTAGCTATCTccctttcattaaaaaaaagaaaaagaaaaagaaaaaagaagctaATTAATCTACGAGATTTAGAATCTTTAGAATCAAAGAGGCAGACCATCCATCTTTAACTTTGTTTCCAGCCAAATATTTGATGATTTTGTCAATAATGAATAACACTTGGAATTTAGTGCGAGACAATCATGCAGAGAATCTCCTTGTCTTTTCTCTATTCTAGATGATGAGTTATTGACAAGGTAAACATGTCCAGTATCTTGACCTTTACATTACGATTGAAAAAAAGTATTCTTAAATTCTCGCtcagattattattattattatttgtaggtgttattattattaatattatGATATTATTTGTACAAAACCAAAACATTTCTGTTGATGCCATCAACAGAAATGAATAGTAATATTTCTAGCTTGCAGTCAAAACATCATGGATTTTAACCCATAACTTTAAACATTAATGTTATTCATGATTAACGGCATTATTTTTCTTATCCTGCACAATCAATAATCCAGTCTTAGCCATTAATCACTGTTATACAATCAGTAAACATCAGAAGAATTGACATTGACAGTGCGAACACGGCACTAGAAAATAAGAAGCTAAGAAGATGCCGGGACTGGGGAGTAACATTTACGATAAAAGTAACGTAAGatccacaaaagaaaaaagatacatttttttttttttttccaaatcgaATCGAATAATGCTTATTTTTCGATAATAAAATGGTGCAGTTATCTCAACACCGGCGATCCCAAAGGCACCGACTGGCTACCTCCCGAGTGCGACGTCTCAATTCGAACCGGGTGGTTTTGGCATAAATCCCAATCCCCCAAGCCACTCCACCAACTCCTTCAAATTTACTACAA
This portion of the Coffea arabica cultivar ET-39 chromosome 2e, Coffea Arabica ET-39 HiFi, whole genome shotgun sequence genome encodes:
- the LOC113730132 gene encoding 3-ketoacyl-CoA synthase 5-like, which translates into the protein MELMKFVVLLVLSCMEMLFLFQEWGTLFHFIALCCLLLFCSSQVYPSSHSPVYLVDFSCLKPPSFCRVPFSTYLEHAQMFDFLDHQSRAFMAKILIQSGQGERTYLPPALHYIPPRSSHQDATGEVHMALFPIFDDLLSKTRLSPRDIDVLIVNCSGFCPAPSLSSIIINKYRMREDIKSFNVSGMGCSASALAIDMAQSVLKTHKNWNAVILSTEILSTGWYPGKERHMIVLNCLFRMGGAAILLTNRREAKRASKYKLLLSQRTQRAFDDKGYYSAIREEDSRGHTGVTLRRDLLHVAGETLRSNISILGARILPYTEQIWYAVSVFRKKFMDKATEIYVPNFKTVIQHFCLPTSGKPVIGEIGKGLKLGERDMEPALMTLHRFGNQSSSSLWYELAYMEAKGRVKKGDRVWQLGMGSGPKCSSLVWECIRPMSSDAEIGPWADSLEGHPISAANERHTGGQNSANKSR
- the LOC113730133 gene encoding alpha-L-fucosidase 1-like, giving the protein MANPFNYDHYCFSCTVLSLLISLHAAATIASQVQANSATTPPLPILPLPSYSQLKWQQREIIMFFHFGVNTFTDSEWGTGQENPAIFNPTVLDAAQWVDTAVQAGVSLVILTAKHHDGFCLWPSKYTDHSVISSPWRNGKGDVVQELVNAANPRGVDVGLYLSPWDRHDPRYGKNKEYNEYYLAQLQELLRKYGSVKEIWFDGAKGSNAPNMTYDFGDWFSLVRELQSSINIFSDAGPDVRWVGNEQGFAGSTCWSTINRTALSIGNASIVGYLNTGDPKGTDWLPPECDVSIRTGWFWHKSQSPKPLHQLLQIYYNSVGRNCVLLLNVPPNPTGLISESDILRLREFRKAVDTVFSSNLAENCSVTASSQRGGKGGGFGPENVVDGDHLWTYWAPSDDDDDKEHHWIEFRASDGPLRFNVVRIQEAIGLGQRIRQHEVYADGKRIASGTTVGHKRLHRLEKGAVHALSVKIKITGSRATPLLSSVGLHFDPFWHPNPNGKPPSKFVH